The following are encoded together in the Streptomyces flavofungini genome:
- a CDS encoding bifunctional class I SAM-dependent methyltransferase/N-acetyltransferase encodes MTQNAITDAFFTLHHGLPRQGPGSDATTRALLALAGELPARPRVLDLGCGPGRSALLLAAEAGAEVTAVDLHEPFLAELRAAADARGLADSVRTLLADMGELPCPDGSFDLIWAESSAYAIGFDTALDTWRRLLAPGGTLVVTECEWTTATPSQEARAFWDRHYPLRTGEENTRAALAAGYAVLGTVSQPESDWDEYYGPLGARADAADPGAPGMAEALAATRAEIAMRREHGTEFGYTGYVLRPAGDGWRTRPEAASGADRAAVRAVNAAAFGTPAEADLVDALREDPEAWLEGLSFVAETAAGEVAAHALLTRCHVDGAPALCLAPVAVLPAHQGTGAGSAVVRAVLHAARARGEQLVLVLGHPGYYPRFGFTRASAYGIRPSFEAPDEAVMALVLDEADTDGGVPVPSGTIVYPAAFGV; translated from the coding sequence TTGACTCAGAACGCGATCACCGACGCCTTCTTCACCCTGCACCACGGCCTGCCGCGGCAGGGCCCCGGCTCCGACGCCACCACCCGGGCCCTGCTCGCCCTCGCCGGCGAGCTGCCCGCCCGTCCGCGCGTGCTCGACCTGGGCTGCGGCCCCGGCCGGTCCGCGCTGCTCCTGGCCGCCGAGGCCGGTGCCGAGGTCACGGCCGTCGATCTGCACGAGCCGTTCCTCGCCGAGCTGCGCGCGGCGGCGGACGCCCGCGGGCTCGCCGACTCCGTGCGCACCCTCCTGGCGGACATGGGCGAACTGCCCTGCCCGGACGGTTCGTTCGATCTGATCTGGGCCGAGAGTTCGGCCTACGCCATCGGCTTCGACACCGCGCTCGACACCTGGCGGCGGCTGCTCGCCCCCGGCGGGACGCTCGTCGTCACCGAGTGCGAGTGGACGACAGCCACCCCGTCCCAGGAGGCGCGCGCCTTCTGGGACCGGCACTATCCGCTGCGCACCGGCGAGGAGAACACCCGCGCGGCACTCGCCGCCGGATACGCGGTGCTCGGCACCGTGTCCCAGCCGGAGTCCGACTGGGACGAGTACTACGGTCCGCTCGGCGCCCGCGCCGACGCGGCCGACCCCGGGGCCCCCGGCATGGCCGAGGCCCTGGCCGCCACCCGCGCCGAGATCGCGATGCGAAGGGAGCACGGGACGGAGTTCGGCTACACCGGCTACGTCCTGCGTCCGGCGGGCGACGGCTGGCGCACCCGGCCCGAGGCGGCGTCCGGCGCCGACCGCGCGGCGGTGCGCGCCGTGAACGCCGCCGCCTTCGGGACGCCCGCCGAGGCCGACCTCGTGGACGCCCTCCGCGAGGACCCCGAGGCCTGGCTCGAAGGGCTCTCGTTCGTCGCCGAGACGGCGGCGGGCGAGGTCGCGGCGCACGCCCTGCTCACCCGCTGCCACGTGGACGGCGCCCCGGCCCTGTGCCTGGCGCCGGTGGCCGTGCTCCCGGCGCACCAGGGAACAGGCGCTGGTTCGGCCGTCGTGCGCGCCGTGCTGCACGCCGCGCGCGCCCGTGGCGAGCAACTGGTCCTGGTGCTCGGGCACCCGGGCTACTATCCGCGGTTCGGGTTCACCCGGGCCTCGGCGTACGGGATCCGGCCAAGTTTCGAGGCGCCGGACGAGGCCGTCATGGCGCTGGTCCTCGATGAGGCCGACACGGACGGTGGGGTGCCGGTTCCGTCCGGCACGATCGTCTATCCGGCGGCCTTCGGGGTCTGA
- the idi gene encoding isopentenyl-diphosphate Delta-isomerase, whose product MPITPATAANSSPNGTGETILLELVDEDGRTIGTAEKLAAHQAPGQLHRAFSVFLFDEQGRLLLQQRALGKYHSPGVWSNTCCGHPYPGEAPFAAAARRTFEELGVSPSLLAEAGTVRYNHPDPESGLVEQEFNHLFVGMVQAELRPDPSEVGDTAFVTAAELAERHAKGPFSAWFMTVLDAARPAIKELTGPGAGW is encoded by the coding sequence ATGCCGATCACACCTGCCACCGCGGCGAACAGCTCGCCGAACGGCACCGGAGAGACAATCCTGCTGGAACTCGTCGACGAGGACGGCAGGACGATCGGCACGGCGGAGAAGCTCGCCGCTCATCAGGCGCCCGGCCAGTTGCACCGGGCGTTCTCCGTCTTCCTCTTCGACGAGCAGGGCAGGCTGCTGCTGCAGCAGCGGGCACTCGGCAAGTACCACTCCCCCGGCGTCTGGTCGAACACCTGCTGCGGACACCCCTACCCGGGCGAGGCGCCGTTCGCGGCCGCCGCCCGGCGCACCTTCGAGGAGCTCGGCGTCTCGCCGTCACTGCTCGCCGAGGCGGGCACCGTGCGCTACAACCACCCGGACCCGGAGTCGGGCCTGGTGGAGCAGGAGTTCAACCACCTCTTCGTGGGCATGGTGCAGGCCGAGCTGCGCCCGGACCCGAGCGAGGTGGGCGACACGGCGTTCGTGACGGCCGCCGAGCTCGCGGAGCGGCACGCGAAGGGGCCGTTCTCCGCGTGGTTCATGACGGTCCTCGACGCGGCGCGGCCCGCGATCAAGGAGCTGACGGGGCCGGGCGCGGGCTGGTAG
- a CDS encoding ATP-binding protein codes for MVTTEREGGDRAMGNDGRGPDPLPGGGGGVPYEGVWRFTAPAVDASVPQARHAVRDLLARQGVPAPDELVQGLLLIVSELVTNAVRHAALLSPMLAVEVAVGAEWVRVSVEDNHPYRPTALEADYGQTGGRGLLLVREITREAGGACDVEYTASGGKVIWAALPLKPHGI; via the coding sequence GTGGTGACAACCGAGCGCGAGGGCGGGGACCGGGCAATGGGGAACGACGGGAGAGGGCCGGACCCGCTCCCCGGGGGAGGTGGAGGGGTGCCGTACGAGGGCGTGTGGCGGTTCACCGCCCCCGCCGTCGACGCCTCGGTGCCCCAGGCACGGCACGCGGTGCGCGATCTGCTCGCGCGTCAGGGGGTGCCGGCACCGGACGAACTGGTGCAGGGACTGCTGTTGATCGTCTCCGAACTGGTCACCAACGCGGTACGGCACGCGGCGCTGCTCTCGCCGATGCTCGCCGTGGAGGTGGCGGTCGGCGCGGAGTGGGTGCGGGTCTCCGTGGAGGACAACCATCCCTACCGTCCGACGGCCCTGGAGGCCGACTACGGCCAGACCGGCGGCCGCGGTCTGCTCCTCGTGCGCGAGATCACCCGCGAGGCGGGGGGCGCGTGCGACGTCGAGTACACCGCCAGCGGGGGCAAGGTCATCTGGGCGGCCTTGCCCCTGAAACCTCACGGGATCTGA
- a CDS encoding HdeD family acid-resistance protein, which yields MVLGGRSKAAGRADTGSADSTGGTPEGERLRRSFGWLAVLGAILVLGGLIGVVYVGVATLTSMLLFGWLLLVGGLVALLHAVQSRGSNFFWLGVVVAALNLAAGVVVIRRPDVAAEALTMFAALLFLTGGVFRLVGSLVVRGPQMAVTLLQGAFGVLLGVLVLGDWPSSSQYVIGCFFSLALLFDGLGLIATAVGGRRLISLVSERDGGDGGTPQSVQAEEPLKAEQEGQEQSRN from the coding sequence ATGGTTCTCGGCGGAAGAAGCAAAGCAGCAGGTCGGGCGGACACCGGCAGCGCTGACAGCACTGGCGGCACCCCCGAGGGGGAGCGCCTTCGGCGCAGCTTCGGCTGGCTCGCCGTGCTCGGCGCGATCCTCGTCCTCGGCGGGCTCATCGGCGTCGTGTACGTCGGCGTGGCCACGCTCACCTCGATGCTGCTGTTCGGCTGGCTGCTCCTGGTGGGCGGCCTGGTGGCACTCCTGCACGCGGTGCAGTCGCGCGGCTCGAACTTCTTCTGGCTCGGCGTGGTGGTCGCCGCGCTGAACCTCGCGGCGGGCGTCGTCGTCATCCGCAGGCCCGACGTGGCCGCGGAGGCGCTGACGATGTTCGCGGCGCTGCTCTTCCTCACCGGCGGCGTCTTCCGGCTCGTCGGCAGCCTGGTGGTGCGCGGGCCGCAGATGGCGGTGACGCTGCTGCAGGGTGCCTTCGGCGTGCTGCTCGGCGTGCTCGTGCTCGGCGACTGGCCGAGCAGCAGCCAGTACGTCATCGGCTGCTTCTTCTCCCTCGCGCTGCTCTTCGACGGCCTCGGCCTGATCGCGACGGCCGTCGGCGGCCGACGCCTGATCAGCCTGGTCTCGGAGCGCGACGGCGGCGACGGCGGCACCCCGCAATCCGTACAAGCTGAAGAACCCTTGAAGGCGGAACAAGAAGGGCAGGAGCAGTCGCGCAACTGA
- a CDS encoding enoyl-CoA hydratase/isomerase family protein, whose product MEPQLRHAVADGVATVVIDHPAKRNAMTADMWRALPPLLAELAADSGVRALVLTGAGDTFCAGADISSLREEPARAQELAVRAEEALAAFPKPTLAVVRGYCVGGGCQLAAACDLRFADEGAVFAVTPAKLGIVYPASTTRRLVSLVGPSTAKYLLFSGESIDTGRALRSGLVDEVLPAGELQARVEEFTRILAAGSLLTQAAAKEFASLAAGPDGPGSPGAGAAREAHWAEQMRASGDTAEGVAAFLERRQPRFAWTPPEVPATRAAPLR is encoded by the coding sequence ATGGAGCCGCAGCTGAGGCACGCCGTCGCGGACGGCGTCGCCACCGTCGTCATCGACCATCCGGCCAAGCGCAACGCCATGACGGCGGACATGTGGCGCGCGCTGCCGCCGCTGCTCGCGGAGCTCGCCGCGGACTCCGGCGTGCGGGCACTGGTCCTGACCGGCGCCGGTGACACGTTCTGCGCGGGCGCCGACATCTCCTCGCTGCGCGAGGAACCCGCACGCGCCCAGGAGCTCGCGGTGCGGGCCGAGGAGGCCCTGGCGGCCTTCCCCAAGCCGACGCTCGCCGTGGTGCGCGGGTACTGCGTGGGCGGCGGCTGTCAGCTCGCGGCGGCCTGCGACCTGCGGTTCGCCGACGAGGGCGCGGTGTTCGCGGTCACCCCGGCGAAACTCGGCATCGTCTACCCGGCGTCGACGACGCGCCGCCTGGTGTCGCTCGTGGGGCCCTCGACCGCCAAGTACCTGCTGTTCTCGGGCGAGTCCATCGACACCGGCCGGGCGCTGCGCAGCGGGCTCGTGGACGAGGTCCTGCCCGCGGGTGAACTCCAGGCGCGCGTCGAGGAGTTCACGCGGATCCTGGCCGCGGGCTCGCTGCTCACGCAGGCGGCGGCGAAGGAGTTCGCGTCCCTGGCCGCCGGTCCGGACGGGCCCGGCAGCCCGGGGGCGGGGGCGGCGCGAGAGGCCCACTGGGCGGAGCAGATGCGCGCGAGCGGCGACACCGCCGAGGGTGTCGCCGCCTTCCTGGAGCGCAGGCAGCCGCGCTTCGCCTGGACCCCGCCCGAGGTCCCGGCTACGCGGGCTGCTCCGCTTCGCTGA
- a CDS encoding DJ-1/PfpI family protein, with protein sequence MQIAIALYERFTALDAIGPFQTLAGLPDAEVVFVAEQAGPVRDDTGRLALVADKSFAEVLSPDIVVVPGGPGQSDQMENEALLGWLRTADGSSTWTTSVCTGSLALAAAGLLEGRRATSHWLALEELEKVGVRSTGERVVFDGKYVTAAGVSSGIDMGLALVGRIAGDERAQAVQLMMEYDPQPPYDAGSPEKAPAHLVEMFRDRSRFSEAEQPA encoded by the coding sequence ATGCAGATCGCCATCGCCCTCTACGAACGCTTCACCGCCCTCGACGCCATCGGACCGTTCCAGACGCTCGCCGGACTCCCGGACGCGGAGGTCGTCTTCGTCGCCGAGCAGGCCGGACCCGTGCGCGACGACACCGGCCGGCTCGCCCTCGTCGCCGACAAGTCCTTCGCCGAGGTGCTGAGCCCGGACATCGTGGTGGTCCCCGGCGGCCCCGGCCAGAGCGACCAGATGGAGAACGAGGCGCTGCTCGGCTGGCTGCGCACGGCCGACGGGAGCAGCACCTGGACGACGTCCGTGTGCACGGGCTCGCTCGCCCTCGCCGCCGCCGGGCTCCTCGAGGGCCGCCGGGCCACATCGCACTGGCTGGCCCTGGAGGAGCTGGAGAAGGTCGGCGTGCGCTCGACCGGGGAGCGGGTGGTGTTCGACGGGAAGTACGTCACGGCGGCCGGGGTGTCGTCCGGCATCGACATGGGCCTCGCCCTGGTCGGCAGGATCGCAGGCGACGAGCGCGCCCAGGCCGTGCAGCTGATGATGGAGTACGACCCCCAGCCGCCCTACGACGCCGGTTCGCCGGAGAAGGCGCCCGCTCACCTCGTCGAGATGTTCCGCGACCGCAGCCGGTTCAGCGAAGCGGAGCAGCCCGCGTAG
- a CDS encoding GlxA family transcriptional regulator: MEQRTVLIVLFDGVQSLDVTGPAEVFTGASHHHPDAPPYRVRTASLDGAPVRTSSGLTLVPDSRLADHSGRDGAAVPHTVLVPGGAGTRDEDEALVAWLRAHAPLAERLISVCTGAVLLARAGLLDGRRATTHWAYCDTLARNHPEIDVDPDPIYVRDGHVSTSAGVTAGIDLALALVEEDLGRDTALTIARYLVVFLRRPGNQAQFSAQLAVQTARREPLREVQQWITEHPGGDLSVESLAERARLSPRHFARAFQAETGMTPGKYVDRVRVEHARRLLEDTSDGVEEVSRACGYGTPEAMRRAFVKALGTAPAEYRRRFHSPLTAPA; this comes from the coding sequence ATGGAGCAGCGAACCGTCCTGATCGTCCTCTTCGACGGCGTCCAGAGCCTCGACGTCACGGGCCCCGCCGAGGTGTTCACGGGCGCGAGCCACCACCACCCGGACGCGCCGCCGTACCGCGTGCGCACCGCCTCCCTCGACGGCGCCCCCGTGCGGACGTCGAGCGGGCTGACGCTGGTCCCCGACTCCAGGCTCGCGGACCACTCGGGACGGGACGGCGCTGCGGTCCCGCACACGGTCCTGGTCCCCGGCGGCGCGGGCACCAGGGACGAGGACGAGGCGCTGGTCGCCTGGCTGCGGGCGCACGCCCCGCTCGCCGAGCGGCTGATCTCGGTCTGTACCGGGGCCGTCCTGCTCGCGCGCGCCGGTCTGCTCGACGGCCGCCGCGCGACGACCCACTGGGCGTACTGCGACACCCTCGCCCGGAACCACCCGGAGATCGACGTCGACCCCGACCCCATCTACGTACGGGACGGGCACGTGTCGACCTCCGCGGGCGTCACGGCGGGCATCGATCTGGCGCTCGCCCTCGTCGAGGAGGACCTGGGCCGCGACACGGCGCTGACCATCGCGCGCTACCTCGTCGTGTTCCTGCGCCGTCCGGGCAACCAGGCGCAGTTCAGCGCCCAGCTGGCGGTGCAGACGGCCCGCCGTGAGCCGCTGCGCGAGGTCCAGCAGTGGATCACCGAGCATCCCGGGGGAGACCTGAGCGTGGAGTCACTGGCGGAGCGCGCCCGGCTCTCGCCCCGGCACTTCGCCCGCGCCTTCCAGGCGGAGACCGGCATGACGCCGGGCAAGTACGTCGACCGGGTCCGCGTGGAGCACGCCCGGCGGCTCCTGGAGGACACCTCCGACGGCGTCGAGGAGGTCTCGCGCGCCTGCGGCTACGGCACCCCGGAGGCGATGCGCCGCGCCTTCGTCAAGGCCCTCGGCACGGCACCGGCCGAATACCGCCGCCGCTTCCACAGCCCTCTCACCGCCCCCGCGTGA
- a CDS encoding SCO6745 family protein, with protein sequence MTSSTTSAPVGAALHPRAGRRCHNVLNALHTTHYFSPDVGRELAALGITHPKAVNFAIRAAALGAVGAGTVTATFYNYKPETVARFVPEIWRTAAPDDVLAARLRGVDTTLRRLLGDGTVASPEMAEAARLALRATEACSPGGRPLYAAHAALPVPDEPHLAYWHAATLLREHRGDGHLAALLDAELDPVEALVTHTATGKGMTPAWNLNTRGWTREDWDAAVERMRGRGLVDADGELTESGTALRKDIEERTDRLDRGPYEHLGAADVERLTELGTVFAGAALEAGAFPADLLGKA encoded by the coding sequence ATGACCTCTTCGACGACCTCGGCCCCGGTCGGCGCGGCGCTGCACCCGCGCGCGGGACGGCGCTGCCACAACGTGCTCAACGCCCTCCACACCACGCACTACTTCTCCCCGGACGTGGGCCGCGAGCTGGCCGCGCTCGGCATCACCCACCCCAAGGCCGTCAACTTCGCCATCCGGGCGGCGGCGCTGGGAGCCGTGGGCGCGGGCACCGTGACGGCCACGTTCTACAACTACAAGCCCGAGACGGTCGCCCGGTTCGTCCCGGAGATCTGGCGCACCGCCGCGCCCGACGACGTCCTCGCCGCCCGGCTGCGCGGTGTCGACACGACGCTGCGGCGGCTCCTCGGGGACGGGACGGTGGCGTCCCCGGAGATGGCGGAGGCGGCCCGGCTCGCGCTGCGGGCCACGGAGGCGTGCTCGCCCGGCGGCCGCCCGCTGTACGCCGCGCACGCCGCGCTCCCCGTGCCCGACGAGCCGCACCTGGCCTACTGGCACGCGGCGACCCTGCTGCGCGAGCACCGCGGTGACGGCCACCTCGCCGCGCTCCTGGACGCCGAACTCGACCCGGTGGAGGCGCTGGTGACCCACACCGCGACGGGCAAGGGCATGACGCCCGCGTGGAACCTCAACACCCGGGGCTGGACCCGGGAGGACTGGGACGCGGCCGTCGAGCGGATGCGCGGGCGCGGGCTCGTCGACGCCGATGGCGAGCTGACGGAGTCCGGCACGGCCTTGCGCAAGGACATCGAGGAGCGCACCGACCGCCTGGACCGGGGGCCCTACGAACACCTCGGCGCGGCGGACGTGGAGCGGCTCACGGAGCTGGGCACGGTCTTCGCCGGAGCGGCGCTGGAGGCCGGGGCGTTCCCCGCGGACCTGCTCGGCAAGGCCTAG
- a CDS encoding LPFR motif small protein, protein MFRAIADVLRQIAGAIATVVTLPFRALARLFGGVSRSGRRSGRARRV, encoded by the coding sequence GTGTTCCGTGCGATCGCAGATGTGCTGCGCCAGATCGCTGGGGCGATCGCCACCGTGGTCACCCTGCCGTTCCGGGCCCTGGCCCGGCTGTTCGGCGGAGTTTCACGTTCCGGGCGCCGGTCGGGCCGGGCCCGCCGGGTCTGA
- a CDS encoding Tex family protein, translated as MTTTPASIEGRIAEELGVRERQVKAAVDLLDGGSTVPFIARYRKEATEMLDDAQLRTLEERLRYLRELEERRSAVLDSVREQGKLTDELEARIREADTKARLEDIYLPFKPKRRTKAQIAREAGLEPLAEGLLGDPTVEPQAAAAAFVDADKGVADPQAALDGARAILTEQFSEDADLIGELRERMWVRGRLVAKVRDGKEEAGAKFADYFDFAEPFTELPSHRVLAMLRGEKEDVLDLVLEPEEATEGPSSYEDSIARRFGIADRGRPADKWLTDTVRWAWRTRVLVHLGIDLRLRLRTAAEDEAVRVFAANLRDLLLAAPAGTRATLGLDPGFRTGVKVAVVDATGKVVATDTIHPHVPANKWDQSLATLARLAKEHDVDLVAIGNGTASRETDKLAGELIAKHPELKLTKVMVSEAGASVYSASAFASQELPDLDVSLRGAVSIARRLQDPLAELVKIDPKSIGVGQYQHDLSEVKLSRSLDAVVEDCVNGVGVDVNTASAPLLARVSGIGSGLAENIVAHRDANGPFKSRKGLKDVPRLGPKAYEQCAGFLRIRGGDDPLDASSVHPEAYPVVRRMAGAAGGAVGSLIGDTATLRSLRPADFVDDVFGLPTVTDILKELEKPGRDPRPAFKTATFKDGVEKISDLAPGMVLEGVVTNVAAFGAFVDVGVHQDGLVHVSAMSRTFVKDPRDVVKPGDIVKVKVLDVDVPRKRISLTLRLDDEAAQDASAPGGGRKERGGRPPQQRGGGRQQGQGGGRDQGGRGGRSKERQQRQGPPPANDAMAEALRRAGLVDPKQR; from the coding sequence GTGACGACCACCCCAGCGTCCATCGAAGGCAGGATCGCCGAGGAACTCGGCGTGCGGGAGCGGCAGGTGAAGGCCGCCGTGGACCTGCTCGACGGCGGGTCGACGGTGCCCTTCATCGCGCGCTACCGCAAGGAAGCCACCGAGATGCTCGACGACGCGCAGCTGCGCACGCTCGAGGAGCGGCTGCGCTATCTGCGGGAGCTGGAGGAGCGGCGCAGCGCCGTCCTCGACTCGGTGCGCGAGCAGGGCAAGCTCACCGACGAGCTGGAGGCCCGCATCCGGGAGGCCGACACGAAGGCCCGCCTGGAGGACATCTATCTGCCGTTCAAGCCGAAGCGGCGGACCAAGGCGCAGATCGCCCGCGAGGCCGGCCTGGAGCCGCTGGCCGAGGGGCTGCTCGGGGACCCGACGGTGGAGCCGCAGGCCGCGGCCGCGGCGTTCGTCGACGCGGACAAGGGCGTCGCCGACCCGCAGGCCGCCCTGGACGGCGCCCGCGCCATTCTCACCGAGCAGTTCTCCGAGGACGCCGACCTCATCGGCGAGCTGCGCGAGCGCATGTGGGTGCGCGGCCGCCTCGTCGCGAAGGTGCGCGACGGCAAGGAGGAGGCGGGCGCGAAGTTCGCCGACTACTTCGACTTCGCCGAGCCGTTCACGGAGCTGCCCTCGCACCGTGTCCTCGCGATGCTGCGCGGGGAGAAGGAGGACGTGCTCGACCTGGTCCTGGAGCCCGAGGAGGCCACCGAGGGCCCGTCCTCGTACGAGGACTCGATCGCCCGGCGCTTCGGCATCGCCGACCGCGGCAGGCCGGCCGACAAGTGGCTGACGGACACGGTGCGCTGGGCCTGGCGGACCCGGGTCCTGGTGCACCTCGGCATCGACCTGCGCCTTCGGCTGCGCACGGCCGCCGAGGACGAGGCGGTGCGGGTGTTCGCCGCGAACCTGCGCGACCTGCTGCTCGCCGCCCCCGCGGGCACGCGCGCGACGCTGGGCCTCGACCCCGGTTTCCGTACGGGCGTGAAGGTCGCCGTCGTCGACGCCACCGGCAAGGTCGTGGCGACGGACACCATCCACCCGCACGTCCCGGCGAACAAGTGGGACCAGTCCCTGGCGACGCTGGCGCGGCTCGCCAAGGAGCACGACGTCGACCTGGTCGCGATCGGCAACGGCACGGCGTCCCGCGAGACGGACAAGCTCGCCGGTGAACTCATCGCCAAGCACCCCGAGTTGAAGCTCACGAAGGTGATGGTGTCCGAGGCGGGCGCTTCGGTGTACTCGGCGTCGGCGTTCGCCTCGCAGGAGCTGCCGGACCTCGACGTGTCGCTGCGCGGCGCGGTGTCGATCGCCCGGCGCCTGCAGGACCCGCTCGCCGAGCTGGTGAAGATCGACCCGAAGTCCATCGGCGTCGGGCAGTACCAGCACGACCTGTCCGAGGTGAAGCTGTCCCGCTCCCTCGACGCGGTCGTCGAGGACTGTGTGAACGGCGTGGGCGTGGACGTGAACACGGCCTCCGCCCCGCTGCTCGCCCGGGTCTCCGGCATCGGCTCCGGCCTCGCCGAGAACATCGTGGCGCACCGCGACGCGAACGGCCCCTTCAAGAGCCGCAAGGGCCTCAAGGACGTGCCGCGGCTCGGCCCGAAGGCCTACGAGCAGTGCGCGGGCTTCCTGCGCATCCGGGGCGGCGACGACCCGCTCGACGCCTCCAGCGTGCACCCCGAGGCGTACCCCGTGGTGCGGCGGATGGCGGGCGCCGCGGGCGGTGCCGTCGGCTCGCTGATCGGTGACACGGCCACGCTGCGGTCCCTGCGGCCCGCCGACTTCGTCGACGACGTGTTCGGTCTGCCGACCGTCACGGACATCCTCAAGGAGCTGGAGAAGCCCGGGCGCGACCCGCGTCCCGCCTTCAAGACGGCGACCTTCAAGGACGGCGTCGAGAAGATCTCCGACCTCGCGCCCGGCATGGTCCTCGAAGGCGTCGTCACGAACGTCGCCGCGTTCGGCGCGTTCGTCGACGTCGGCGTCCACCAGGACGGCCTCGTGCACGTCTCCGCGATGTCCAGGACCTTCGTCAAGGATCCCCGGGACGTGGTGAAGCCGGGCGACATCGTCAAGGTGAAGGTCCTCGACGTCGACGTGCCGCGCAAGCGGATCTCGCTCACGCTGCGCCTCGACGACGAGGCCGCGCAGGACGCGTCCGCGCCCGGCGGCGGCCGCAAGGAGCGCGGCGGGCGTCCCCCGCAGCAGCGCGGCGGCGGCAGGCAGCAGGGCCAGGGCGGCGGCCGGGACCAGGGCGGCCGGGGCGGCAGGTCCAAGGAGCGTCAGCAGCGCCAGGGCCCGCCCCCGGCGAACGACGCGATGGCGGAGGCCCTGCGCCGGGCGGGCCTGGTCGACCCCAAGCAGCGCTGA
- a CDS encoding ABC-F family ATP-binding cassette domain-containing protein — protein MNATLVAKDLAAGHGDRSLFEGLDLVVAPGDVIGLVGANGAGKSTLLRLLAGLDAPESGRVGLSPPTASVGHLPQEPDRRPGETVQAFLARRTGVTAAQAAMDEATELLVAGAPGADDAYALSLERWLALGGADLEERAEEVTGSLGLGVRLDQPMTALSGGQAARAGLASLLLSRYDVFLLDEPTNDLDLAGLDRLESFVRGLRAGTVVVSHDREFLTRTVTKVLELDLAQQQINLFGGGYEAYLEEREVARRHARDDYEEYADKRAALQDRAQMQRTWMDKGVKNARRKATDSDKLGRKFRSEASEKQAAKARQTQRMIERLDVVEEPRKEWQLRMEIAAAPRSGTVVATLRGAVVRRGSFALGPVDLQLDWADRVAITGANGSGKSTLLAALLGRAAVAEGHAALGSGVVVGEVDQARALFHGAESLLDAFRAAVPDTDPADVRTLLAKFGLKADHVLRPAVTLSPGERTRAALALLQGRGVNLLVLDEPTNHLDLPAIEQLESALDSYTGTLLLVTHDRRMLDAVRVTRRLEVAEGKVTELSL, from the coding sequence ATGAACGCCACTCTTGTCGCGAAAGACCTCGCCGCCGGCCACGGCGACCGCTCCCTCTTCGAGGGCCTGGACCTCGTCGTCGCCCCCGGCGACGTCATCGGCCTGGTGGGCGCCAACGGCGCCGGCAAGTCCACGCTCCTTCGCCTCCTCGCGGGCCTCGACGCCCCGGAGTCCGGACGCGTCGGCCTGTCCCCGCCGACGGCGAGCGTCGGCCATCTGCCCCAGGAGCCCGACCGCCGCCCCGGTGAGACCGTCCAGGCGTTCCTGGCCCGCCGCACCGGCGTCACCGCGGCGCAGGCCGCCATGGACGAGGCCACCGAACTCCTCGTGGCGGGCGCGCCCGGCGCCGACGACGCGTACGCGCTCAGCCTGGAGCGCTGGCTCGCCCTCGGCGGTGCCGACCTGGAAGAACGCGCCGAGGAGGTGACCGGGTCGCTCGGCCTCGGCGTGCGCCTCGACCAGCCGATGACGGCGCTCTCCGGCGGCCAGGCGGCCCGCGCGGGCCTCGCCTCGCTGCTCCTGTCCCGCTACGACGTGTTCCTGCTCGACGAGCCCACCAACGACCTCGACCTGGCGGGCCTCGACCGTCTGGAGTCCTTCGTCCGGGGTCTGCGCGCGGGCACCGTCGTCGTGAGCCACGACCGCGAGTTCCTGACCCGCACGGTCACCAAGGTCCTCGAACTCGACCTGGCCCAGCAGCAGATCAACCTCTTCGGCGGCGGCTACGAGGCGTACCTGGAGGAGCGCGAGGTCGCCCGCAGGCACGCCCGCGACGACTACGAGGAGTACGCCGACAAGCGCGCCGCCCTCCAGGACCGCGCCCAGATGCAGCGGACCTGGATGGACAAGGGCGTGAAGAACGCCCGCCGCAAGGCCACCGACAGCGACAAGCTCGGCCGCAAGTTCCGCAGCGAGGCCAGCGAGAAGCAGGCCGCGAAGGCACGCCAGACCCAGCGCATGATCGAGCGCCTGGACGTCGTCGAGGAGCCCCGCAAGGAGTGGCAGCTGCGCATGGAGATCGCGGCGGCGCCCCGCTCCGGCACCGTCGTGGCCACCCTGCGCGGCGCCGTCGTGCGGCGCGGGTCCTTCGCGCTCGGCCCTGTCGACCTCCAACTCGACTGGGCCGACCGCGTCGCCATCACCGGCGCCAACGGCTCGGGCAAATCGACGCTCCTGGCCGCCCTGCTCGGCCGCGCCGCCGTGGCCGAGGGGCATGCGGCGCTCGGGTCCGGTGTCGTCGTGGGCGAGGTCGACCAGGCCCGTGCCCTGTTCCACGGCGCGGAGTCGCTGCTCGACGCGTTCCGGGCGGCGGTGCCCGACACCGACCCGGCGGACGTCCGCACGCTCCTCGCCAAGTTCGGCCTCAAGGCGGACCACGTGCTGCGCCCCGCGGTGACCCTGTCACCGGGCGAGCGCACACGCGCCGCCCTCGCCCTGCTCCAGGGCAGAGGCGTGAACCTCCTGGTCCTTGACGAGCCCACCAACCACCTGGACCTGCCCGCCATCGAACAACTGGAGTCCGCCCTCGACTCCTACACCGGCACGCTCCTCCTCGTCACACACGACCGCCGCATGCTCGACGCGGTCCGCGTCACGCGCCGCCTGGAGGTGGCGGAGGGCAAGGTGACGGAGCTGTCGCTCTGA